CGCATCGTGGACGACGACGACCAGGAGGTGCCCGACGGCGAACCGGGACGGCTCGTGGTGATCGGGCACCACTTCGCGCTCGGGTACTGGAACGACCCCGATCTCACCGCCGAGCGCTTCGTCGACCTGCCCGACGAGCGCCGTGCGTTCTACACGAGCGACCTCGTCCGCCGACTGCACGACGGCGCGCTCGCGCACGTGGGAAGAGCGGACGACCGCGTGAAGGTGCGGGGCGCGATGGTCAGCCCGATGGAGGCCGAACGCGCGCTGATGCAACTCGAGGGCGTAGCCGCCGCAGCAGTGAAGAGCACACCCGCCGCCGACGGCGGACTGCGACTGGTCGCATACGTCGTACCCGAGCGCGACGCGTCACCGAGTGCGTCGGCGATCCGGCGTGACCTCGCCGCCTTGGTGCCACCAACGATGGTGCCCGGCACCGTCGTGATGCTCGACGCCTTGCCGACCGGTTCCCGTGGCAAAGTCGACCGCGCTGCCCTCCCTCCACCGCCGATGGTGAACCGGCCGTACCGCGCGCCTGTAGGCCGCGAGCAAGACCTCGCCGACATCTTCGGTGACGTGCTCGGCGTCGATCGGATCGGTCTCGACGACGACTTCTTCGACCTCGGCGGCGACTCGCTCGCCGCGGTCGAACTGCTCGTGATGGTCGACGAGCAGTTCGGCATGCAACTGCAGCCGTCGACGTTGCTCGACGCGCCGACGGTCGCGCTGCTCGCACCGCTCCTCGTGCACCGGCGGCCGCGTGGTGGTCTGTCCACCGTCGTGCGCCTGACCGCGGCGTCAGAGCCAGGATCTCCGTTCTTCTGCGTCGCCGGCGGCGGCTCCCCGGCGATCACCCTCCGATCATTGGCCGAATCGCTGGCCGGCGAGCTGGGGGACGGCCGCGTCACCTACGGCATCCAGGCCCGGGGCCTCGAAGAGCGTTCGTTCCCCGACCACAGCGTCGAACGCTCGGCACGGCGCTACCTCGAGGAGATGCGCCGCGCACAACCGTCCGGGCCGTACTTCCTCGCGGGATATTCGTTCGGCGGCGTGGTCGCGTTCGAGATGGCGTGCCGGCTCGAAGCGGTGGGCGAACGCGTTGCGCTCCTCGCGATCCTCGACAGCACGGCGCCGGGAACCAAGCCGAACGCCGCAGAGCGCTTCGCGACGCGTGCCGACACGCTGCGCGACCAGTCGAGCGCCCACGCGCTGAGGTGGGCCGCCTCTTCCGCGGTTGCGCACGCGCAACGCGCGGCGGCGATCACCACGGCGGGACTCGTCCCGCGGCGCGGCCTGCGCCAGTACTACGTGTTCTACCGAGTGGCCTCGCGCCAGAGACGGCGCTACCGGCCGACGCACACCTTCGGCGGGCCCACGCTGGTGCTCCGCGCCACGGCCGAAGATCACGGCGAGCTCGGTGGCGACCTCGGTTGGTCGTCGTACTTGCGTCGTTCGCCGTCTGTGGTCGACGTGCCCGGAAACCACAACACGATGATTCTCCGGCCGCTCGTGTCGACCTTGGCCGCGGAGCTGAGTCGAGCGTTCGACGCCGCGTCGCGCTCGCCTACAGTCGCGGCCACGAAAAGAGCAGGGCATGTCCACTGAGGTTGGCCCCACGCGCCTCGACCTCGCACCCTGGGAGCGTGGGCTCGTGCTCACGGATCCCCGGCCGCGCTCCGTCCGCGACGCGTTGCACGAGGTTGCGCACGCGCGTCCCGACCACATCGCGGTCGATGACGGTATGCAACAGCTCACGTACGCGCAGTTCGTGCGAGCGACCGAACACGTCGCCCACGTCGTGCGCGCGGCAACTCCTGACCCGAACGAGCCGGTCACGGTCGTCGTCACCCACGGGGTCGACGCCGTGATCGCGATCGTGGGGGTGATCGTTTCGGGGCGCATCGCGGTGCCCGTCGACCGCCGCGATCCGGTGGAGCGGCTCCGCGCCGTTCACCAGGAAGCCGGATCGTCGCTGATCGTCAGCGATGCCGCGAGTGAAGACGCAGCACGAGCGGTGGCGCCCGACGGTCCCGTCGTGGTGCTCGACGAGGCGGCTCTCCGTTCAGGCACGGAGCCGGCTCTCCGTTCAGGCACGGAGCCGGCTCTCCGTTCACGCACGGAGCCGGCCGACGACGCGACCTCGCCCCGCGACGAGATCACAATCGATCCCGAGAGCTTGGCCATCCTCTTCTTCACCTCCGGTTCGACCGGCGCCCCCAAGGGCGTGCACCGGACCCACCGCCACGCGGTGCGGAACGCCTGCCGGCATGCCTACTCGCTGGGTCTCACACCTGCCGACCGCATCGGTCTCGAGGGCTCGCTCGGCTTCAGCGCCGCCTACACACGCGTGTGGACCGCCTTGCTGAACGGCGTCACGCTGTGCCTCTACGACGTGCAGCGTGAAGGCGCACGTGGGATCGCGGCGTGGGCGAACGAGAGTGGCATCACGATCACCGGTTTTGTTCCGTCGGTGTTCCGCGCCCTGGCTGTGGCAGCTCCCGAGGCACACGTGAATTCCATGCGGATCGTCACGTTCGGAGGAGAGGCCCTCTTCGGGCGTGACGTTCGGCGCGCGCGGCGCATGTTCGGTCCCGACACTGAGCTCCGGAACCGCATGGCATCCACCGAAGCCAGCACCGTGTGCACATGGATCGTCACGCCCGACGACGAGGCAACCGACGCGCCGGTCCCCGTAGGCCACGCGGAGCCGTGGCTCGAACTTCGGATCGTCGACGGCGCCGACAACGACGTTCCCGAGGGCGAACCCGGGACGATGGTCGTCATCGA
This portion of the Acidimicrobiia bacterium genome encodes:
- a CDS encoding non-ribosomal peptide synthetase; translated protein: MRVEASRPAMEARTVVAEPWKHGIVLGPHRARSLRDALGDVARALPERVAIGDDTRTLSYEELLRAVDSVAAAVRAERTGTGAVTVVVEHGIEAVVAILGVITAGRIAVPVDARDPLDRLAAIHHDAASSLVVTNRRCVATAQSLAAGSPVLVTDNLDPEELDPAGSVPERRAGSVPERVTGPAMLLFTSGSTGTPKGVAIGGENIVDNALQIAYVHGLAPEDRMSVPGSLAFGATHTRIFAALVSGARVCLYDLRERGPSDIPEWVNTNGITVMLFVPSVLRAVLEYAPHARMDTVRLVTFGGEALYGRDTRSARSLFGPDTVFRNRLSSTETHGMAGRVVTAGDDELDGIVPVGEIEPWLDARIVDDDDQEVPDGEPGRLVVIGHHFALGYWNDPDLTAERFVDLPDERRAFYTSDLVRRLHDGALAHVGRADDRVKVRGAMVSPMEAERALMQLEGVAAAAVKSTPAADGGLRLVAYVVPERDASPSASAIRRDLAALVPPTMVPGTVVMLDALPTGSRGKVDRAALPPPPMVNRPYRAPVGREQDLADIFGDVLGVDRIGLDDDFFDLGGDSLAAVELLVMVDEQFGMQLQPSTLLDAPTVALLAPLLVHRRPRGGLSTVVRLTAASEPGSPFFCVAGGGSPAITLRSLAESLAGELGDGRVTYGIQARGLEERSFPDHSVERSARRYLEEMRRAQPSGPYFLAGYSFGGVVAFEMACRLEAVGERVALLAILDSTAPGTKPNAAERFATRADTLRDQSSAHALRWAASSAVAHAQRAAAITTAGLVPRRGLRQYYVFYRVASRQRRRYRPTHTFGGPTLVLRATAEDHGELGGDLGWSSYLRRSPSVVDVPGNHNTMILRPLVSTLAAELSRAFDAASRSPTVAATKRAGHVH
- a CDS encoding non-ribosomal peptide synthetase; the protein is MSTEVGPTRLDLAPWERGLVLTDPRPRSVRDALHEVAHARPDHIAVDDGMQQLTYAQFVRATEHVAHVVRAATPDPNEPVTVVVTHGVDAVIAIVGVIVSGRIAVPVDRRDPVERLRAVHQEAGSSLIVSDAASEDAARAVAPDGPVVVLDEAALRSGTEPALRSGTEPALRSRTEPADDATSPRDEITIDPESLAILFFTSGSTGAPKGVHRTHRHAVRNACRHAYSLGLTPADRIGLEGSLGFSAAYTRVWTALLNGVTLCLYDVQREGARGIAAWANESGITITGFVPSVFRALAVAAPEAHVNSMRIVTFGGEALFGRDVRRARRMFGPDTELRNRMASTEASTVCTWIVTPDDEATDAPVPVGHAEPWLELRIVDGADNDVPEGEPGTMVVIDVNLSAGYWRDPQLTAERFFALPDGRRAFRTSDRVRIRSDGVLEHLGRADDRVKVRGAMTSPSEVERALVELDDIADAVVVASPTAEGGTRLVAYVVLRGSATPSGWQVRRDLAKWVQPHMVPSVVTVLDAFPVGSRGKIDRAALPPPPDPALRPYREPVGRERELAGLYMQVLGLDRVGLDDDFFELGGDSLAAVELIAAIDDRFGIAQLGSEAWLGGEVGARGERWGRLLMRLDAR